A part of Camelus ferus isolate YT-003-E chromosome 6, BCGSAC_Cfer_1.0, whole genome shotgun sequence genomic DNA contains:
- the LOC102514814 gene encoding disintegrin and metalloproteinase domain-containing protein 20, which yields MPCPLLPWADGSIMAVGEALMHIRVTLLLLWLGVSLSISGHSWAKPSQHFYQELVIPLKAPGRDRNAKAPGWLSYSMRFGGQRHIVHMRVKKFLVSRHLPVFTYTDQRALRQDQPYVSDDCYYHGYVEGVPESLVALSTCSGGFRGILQINDLAYEIEPVRFSATFEHLVYKIDSDDTQFPPMRCGLTEDEIARQLESQKLHNFTLMQSSYLGWWTHLRFLEFVVVVDNLRFVHSQSNESVVQREIVDAVNIIDTLYDTLDIDVTLTGIEIWTEGNLIAIDDIDTMLEDFALWKFYGLDDRLPHDAAHLLIKKSFGVKLGVAYVGGICQRPFNSGVDVFEDESLYSFALVVTHELGHNLGMQHDDQWCVCGLQGCIMFPTRQVTNKFSNCSYAQYLDNVISNGLCLYSPPYPGNIFRLQYCGNLVVEEGEECDCGTTEQCTNDPCCLLNCTLKPGATCAFGLCCKDCKFMPSGELCRRQVSECDLPEWCSGTSHQCPEDVYRQDGIPCSDDSAYCYQKRCNNRDEQCKKIFGKDAKSASQSCYKEVNTQGNRFGHCGIKNTVYVKCKVPDILCGRVQCENVGVIPNLVEHSTVHQFHLNNTTCWGTDYHLGMSIPDIGRVKDGTVCGPEKICIHNKCVSMVRTSQACQPETCHMKGICDNKQQCHCNPGWAPPDCKHQSNASSNDSNLPSNPQAEEAEGKRGTQSLLWLISLISLFLSCFFVLYKKLKKEKEEEKMEEKEMEEEEMEEEEDD from the coding sequence ATGCCCTGTCCTCTTCTGCCCTGGGCAGATGGCTCCATAATGGCAGTGGGTGAGGCCCTGATGCACATCAGAGTCACCCTTCTGCTGCTCTGGCTTGGGGTGTCTCTGTCCATTTCTGGCCACTCTTGGGCCAAGCCTTCCCAGCACTTCTACCAAGAATTGGTGATCCCCTTGAAGGCGCCTGGCAGGGACAGAAATGCAAAGGCTCCAGGCTGGCTCTCCTACAGCATGCGGTTTGGGGGCCAAAGACATATTGTCCACATGAGGGTCAAGAAGTTCTTGGTTTCCAGACACCTCCCAGTGTTCACCTACACAGACCAGCGTGCCCTCCGCCAGGATCAGCCTTATGTTTCTGATGACTGCTACTATCATGGCTATGTGGAAGGGGTTCCTGAGTCCCTGGTTGCTCTCAGTACCTGTTCTGGAGGTTTTCGGGGAATACTACAGATAAATGATCTTGCTTATGAAATTGAGCCAGTTAGGTTTTCTGCTACATTTGAACACCTGGTGTATAAGATAGACAGTGATGATACACAATTCCCACCTATGAGATGTGGGTTAACAGAAGACGAAATAGCACGCCAATTGGAGTCACAAAAGTTGCATAATTTCACTCTGATGCAAAGTTCTTACTTGGGCTGGTGGACCCACTTGCGGTTTCTTGAGTTCGTAGTGGTCGTGGACAATCTTCGATTCGTTCACTCACAAAGTAATGAGTCAGTGGTACAGCGTGAAATAGTCGATGCTGTCAATATAATAGATACCTTGTATGACACTCTTGACATTGATGTAACTTTAACTGGGATTGAAATCTGGACTGAAGGAAACCTAATTGCCATCGATGACATAGATACGATGCTTGAGGATTTTGCTCTTTGGAAGTTTTATGGCCTTGATGACCGACTGCCACATGATGCTGCCCATCTTCtcataaaaaaatcatttggtgTAAAACTTGGAGTTGCCTACGTTGGCGGAATATGTCAGCGTCCTTTTAATAGTGGAGTTGATGTTTTTGAAGATGAGAGTCTGTATAGTTTTGCACTGGTTGTGACCCATGAACTTGGCCATAATTTAGGTATGCAGCATGATGatcagtggtgtgtgtgtggacttCAGGGGTGCATAATGTTTCCTACCAGACAGGTGACAAACAAATTCAGCAACTGCAGTTATGCCCAGTATTTGGACAATGTTATCAGTAATGGATTATGTCTTTACTCTCCTCCATATCCAGGGAATATCTTTAGGCTGCAGTATTGTGGGAACCTTGTGGTCGAAGAAGGAGAGGAATGTGACTGTGGAACCACAGAGCAGTGCACAAATGATCCCTGCTGTCTATTGAACTGCACTCTGAAGCCTGGGGCCACTTGTGCTTTTGGGCTTTGTTGCAAAGACTGCAAGTTCATGCCATCAGGGGAACTCTGTAGACGTCAGGTCAGTGAATGTGACCTTCCAGAGTGGTGCAGTGGGACATCTCATCAGTGCCCAGAAGATGTATATAGGCAGGATGGGATTCCCTGTAGTGATGACAGTGCCTACTGCTATCAGAAGAGATGTAATAACCGTGATGAACAGTGCAAGAAGATTTTTGGCAAAGATGCAAAGAGTGCATCTCAGAGTTGCTACAAAGAAGTCAACACCCAAGGAAATCGATTTGGTCACTGTGGTATCAAAAACACAGTATATGTAAAATGTAAGGTCCCTGATATCCTATGTGGGAGAGTTCAGTGTGAAAATGTGGGAGTAATTCCTAATCTGGTAGAACATTCCACAGTGCATCAGTTTCACTTGAATAACACCACTTGCTGGGGCACCGATTATCATTTAGGGATGTCCATACCTGATATCGGTCGAGTGAAAGATGGCACAGTGTGTGGTCCAGAAAAGATATGCATCCACAACAAGTGTGTCAGTATGGTTCGTACGTCACAAGCCTGTCAGCCTGAGACCTGCCACATGAAGGGGATCTGCGATAATAAACAGCAGTGCCACTGCAACCCTGGATGGGCACCTCCCGACTGCAAGCACCAAAGCAATGCAAGTAGTAATGACAGCAACCTGCCTTCTAATCCCCAAGCAGAAgaagcagaagggaagagggggacCCAGTCATTATTGTGgcttatttctttgatttctttatttttatcttgcttCTTTGTGCTttataagaaacttaaaaaggaaaaggaggaggagaagatggaagaaaaagaaatggaagaagaagagatggaggaggaagaagatgacTAA